CCAGCAATATAAGACAGTGTTTCTGATGGGACTTTAATCGCCATCTCATCTACTTTATTAAGTAGAATCGCCATACGATCTTCATAGTTGGGTGCTGTAATATCAGTTGTTAAGCCCCAGCCAAAACGAGACTTAAGTCGCTCCTCAAACTCATTTAGCTCATTTGGGGGTCTATCACTTGAAATGACGATTTGAGCCCCTTTATCATGTAGCGTATTAAAGGTTTGGAAGAACTCATTGATGGTTCCTTCTTTTTTAGCAAAAAATTGGATATCATCTAATAGAAGTAAATCCAGTGTCCGGTATTGATCTGTAAATTCCTGCATTTGGTTTTTACGAGAACTTTGGACATAATCGTTAACAAAATTTTCAGATGAGACATACTTGATACGTGATGCTGGATTATTAATGAGAATTTCATTGCCGATTGCATTCATCAGATGGGTTTTACCGAGTCCAGGTCCACCATAGATAAATAGGGGATTATACATGCCACCAGGATCATTTGCAACAGCAATCGCTGCACCAAGTGTCATCCGGTTACCTTCACCCTGAACAAAATTTTCAAAGTTGTACTTATGATTTAATCCGTTTTTGAGTTCTGAGGCCACAACGGGTGCTATCGTATCTATTTCTGTTGTATCGGCAGCCTTACTTTGATTTTCATAGTCGGCAATATTAATCTCATCAGCTGAGTAAAGTGAGAAGTTAATTTCCGTACTAAATATTTCGAAGCCAGCTGTTTTGATCAGGTCTTCTTGTTTTCGCCAAAAATCTTGGTGCATGTTACTTTCAAGATAAATTTTAGCGTTATTATCAGTTATCTCAAGCAGTTTCGCAGGTTCTATGAAAAAATCATAAGGCGCTTGGCCTAAGTTGTTTTTTGCGAGTTCTTTAACACGCATCCAAAATTTTTGGTCATTTGGCGTTAAGGACATTTGACTCCTTTCTATATAGGTAGCTATTTTTATTTAAAAACAGATTTAATGGTTGTATGTGAATAACTTTTAAAATCCGCAGTTAAGAAAATTATATCATGTTGCCAGAAAGTTTTCCACAATTTATAGAAAATAAGGCAAGAAATTAACAAGGTAGTAAAAAATTATACACAGGTTTGTGGAAAATGTGGATAAAAAAAGAAAACCTTTGGGTTAATCACACTTATTTTATCTTTAATCCCTTCTAAATACACTGTTTTAAAAAAGTTAGTCACAGATGTGTATAACTTATTAACAAGGTGTATACTAAAAAAAAGATGTTGATAAGTTTGTTTAAAAAAAGTAATCCACAATCGTGCTGTGGATTACTGGTTAGTTAAAATGAGGATAAGTCGATTTAGTTCATCTAAATTATCATAAGCGATTTCAATCTTTTTGGCTTGTATTGTGACTGGATTGCCTAGATGTTTACTTAACTTATCTTCTGCTTCTTTTATAAATATATTTTTCTCTTTTTTAGATGGTAATTTAGGTGTTTTAGTGAGTAATTGGCTTAGTGCGTTTACAGAAAGCTGTTCTTTATCAATACGATGTGCCCAAGCTATCTGTTCTTGCGGTTGTGCTAAACTTAAGAGCAATCTTGCGTGACCTTGGGATATTTTTTTATCTTCTATCAATTTTAAGATGGCTTCAGGCAAGCTTAGGGTTCTAATCGCATTACTGACATAGGGTCTAGACTTGCCAAGTTTCTCAGCAACCTGCGCGTGTGTTAGCCCTTGTTTTGTAACCAGATTTTGTAAACTTCTGGCTTCATCTAAGACCGTCAAATCATCTCGCTGCAGATTTTCTAAAATAGCCAGCGTCATCATCTCATCATCCGTTAGATAACGGATGATGGCAGGAATTTCAGTTAGCCCAGCTAATTGAGATGCCCTAAATCTGCGTTCACCAGCTAATATTTCATAGCCAATGATACTTGATTTCCTGACTATAATCGGCTGTAAAACGCCATTTTCTTTGATGGATTGGCTGAGTTCTTGTAATTTTTCTTCATCAAATATGATACGCGGTTGATAAGGATTTTTGACGATGCTTGAAATCGGTAGTAATTCAATAGTTTCCATACTGCTATTTTACCATGTCTTATTCATCATGTGCCTATTTAAATAATTTGCTTTTTAGTAACTAGGATAAACCGACAGTATTACACTATTTACTCATATTTAGGACATTAAGTTAAAATAATTCCTATTAGATAATCATTTTAGTGTTAGATAATTGACATTATTCTATTGAATGTTATAGAATTAAAGAGTAAGGACGTTAAGTATGACGTTAATCCTATGAGGAGGTATGACTATGGGTTGGATTTGGACACTTATTGTTGGTGCAATTATTGGTGCAATTGCGGGTGCAATCACTAAAAAAGGTGACTCTATGGGCTGGATTGCTAACATAATAGCCGGTTTAGTGGGCTCTATGATTGGTCAGGCTATTTTTGGAAATCGTGGCCCTAGCTTAGCTGGGATGGCTTTGATTCCATCTATTCTTGGTGCTGTGATTTTAGTTGCAGTTGTCTCATTTTTCACAGGAAAGAAAAATTAAGTTCGTAAAACTGATAGATTAGCTATCAGCATGAATATAAAAAAGTCATCAGATCAAGCTTGATTTGATGACTTTTTTGATCCTCTCTATAGTTGAAAAGATCAAACTTATTTTTACTGCGTGACAACTTCACCTATAGCCATTAAGCGTGATAGGATATCGTCTTGTGTTAATTGATGACTGATGATGTAGCGATTGTTTGGATGAACACGGCAATCATGCTCACAGCCACCAAGGTATTTCGCTTCATTCGCTTCAGAAGCTAAAATTTGACGATTGCACTCTGGATTTCCACAATTGATGTAGCGTTCACAAGGTGTGCCATCAAACCAATCTTTACCGACGATGACTGTTTCATTTTGGTTAATTGGGACAGCAATTCTGCTATCAAAGACATACATCTTTCCATCCCAAAGATCGCCGCGAACTTCGGGGTCTTTACCATATGTTGCAATGCCACCATGAAGTTGTCCAACGTCTTTAAAGCCTTCACGGACTAACCAGCCAGAGAATTTTTCACAACGAATCCCACCAGTACAGTAGGTAAGGACACGTTTTTCTAAAAATTCTTCTTTGTGATCACGCATCCATTGAGGTAACTCTCTGAAATTTCTGATATCAGGTCGAACTGCCCCTCTAAAATGGCCTAAATCAAATTCATAGTCATTACGCGCATCGATCACGACGGTATTGTCATCCAACATCGCTTCTTTAAATTCTTTTGGACTTAAGTAAGCACCAGTTAATTCTAAAGGATTGATGTCATCTTCTAGGTTCAGATTGACGAGCTCTTTTTTGTAACGAACATGCATCTTTTTAAAGCTATTTGTATCTGCTAAATCGATTTTAAAGATGGTTGTTGCAAATCTAGGATCTTCATGCATCATGTTGATGTATGCTTCAGTTTGTTCAAATGTACCACAGACGGTACCATTGATCCCTTCATCGGCTACTAAAATTCTGCCGGTGATGCCGATTGCTTTACAAGCTGCTATATGTTCTTTAGCAAATAGGTCACCATTCTCAATTGGGACATATTGATAGTACAATAGTACACGATAATCTTGGGTCATGTTAATCTCCTTGTCTTTTATGTATAAAATACGACATTACCATTTACCCATCTTTAATGCTGAAACGCAACAATATTGCTTGTGTTCTTTTACACAAAAAAAAATATGTTACAATCTAGGTAGTCTCAAATAAGAAAGGTGACCAAATGATAAGATGTGAGTGGGTAAATTCAGCATTAGAAGAGCCTTACCATGATCAAGAGTGGGGGAAACCTAAGTATGATGATGAGATCCTCTTTGAAATGCTGATACTTGAAGGCATGCAAGCTGGACTAAGTTGGACAACTATTTTGAATAAAAGAGAGAATTACCGTCAGGCATTAGATGGTTTTTCCGTAGAAAAAATTAGCAGATATGATCAAACAAAGATAGATGCCTTGTTACAAAATGCTGGCTTGATTCGTAATAAATTAAAAATGAAGGCGATTGTCAAAAATGCGACTGCTTTTATCAAGGTACAAGCAGAATTTGGTAGTTTTTCAAGCTATCTTTGGCAATATGTTGCTGGCGAGCCAATTGATCATCATTATCAAAAGATGTCGGATGTCCCTGCAGTAGATAGTATATCTGAAAAAATGAGTAAAGATATGAAAAAAAGAGGGTTTTCATTTGTTGGACCGACCATCTGTTATGCTTATATGCAAGCTGTTGGGTTGGTGAATGATCATGTTGAATACTGTGAATTTAGATAACTAACAAAAAAACGCTTGCGCGTTTCGTTGTCTTAAGTCGCTTGACCCGTGTCAAGACCGACCTATTTGAAACAGCTCAGGCTGTTTTTTATTATAAACGATCCTGAATACGTGCTTCATAGAAGGCAACCATAGACATGGTTGTATAGGGCATTGTCCAAATTTGTGCCCAACCGAAAGAGATAGCATTTAAGATGTACCAGCCAATAAATGTTAAATTAAATAAGAAATACTTAAATTTATAGCCTGTCATGATCATTTTTGAGGTATTTAAGACATCCCAAACACCTTGATATTCATTATGCTTGAGTTTATCATATAAGACGTAAGTTGCTTGTGACCAAGCCAGGCCAAAATAAATCATCAAGCCCCATCCAATGATTGGAATAAACATGAGAATAAACATAATAACTGAAATCACAAAGGTCAAGATGAATATTTTCCAAAAATATCCATCTTTAAAGGCTCTAAAGATATCAGTTGATAAGTTAATTTCCTCTTTTTCACCACGAAAAATTTCCATGTAGTTGAATAATGCTGCTGTTTGAAAAACAGTTAGAATAATGCCCATTATTAAACCGATCAGTAAAATGATCAAAAAAATTGGGATGATGATCGCGAATATTGGACCAAAGTCAATAGATGCAGCAGCATCTGGATTGCCAGAAATCTTATCTGCAGTATCTTTAAACGTTGAGCTGATATCATTTGAATATGAGTTAGTGATGCGATTGTTAACAACGGAAAGCACCAATGGTACTATTAATAAGAGTAATTTTTGGAAAAAATTATCCTTTAAGGCATGGCGTGCTGCTGCTTTTAGTTCTGAACTTGTCATGTCGATGTATCTCCTTATACAGATTAAATAGGTTGGATGTGTCATATGTATCTTTTTAATGATAACATTTATTATCAATTTTTTCTAGAATGATAACAAAGTGAATGTAAATAAGGTTTGTTTTCAAAAATAATAATCGAAAAATAGCCAATCGATTAAATTTAGGGTTCTTTTTATAAAAATTAAATTACCCTATCCTTTTTTTATTGTTGATAATCTGCTATAATGATAGATATAAAAAAAATGAGGTAAAAAGATGAATTTTATAATTTTGATCATTCTATTTGGTGGTATGATGTGGTTTATGCAACGTAACCAAAAGAAAGCTGCTAACAAACGTCAAGAACAGCTTAATAGCATGGCACCAGGTTCTGAAATCGTAACAATTGGTGGCTTACATGGTATTCTATCAAGTGTTGACAATGAAAAAGGAACGATCGAATTAGATGCTGAAGGTGTGATTTTAACGTTTGATCGCTCAGCAGTTAAATCAGTTAAACCAGTTGAATCAGCTGCAACATCAGATGCGCTAGATGGTGTAATCTCAGATGCAAAAACTGATGTGATAGAGGTAACTGAAAAATCAGCTACACCAGATTCACCATTTGAATAAACTCTAATAAGTAAGCTCTAGGGCTTATTTTTTTAGAATTTTTTTTAGAAATATGGTAAAATTAATGGAAGCTTTTATAGCTTGGATACTGATCACAATGTGCTGTTCAGTATGGATAAGAACATAATGGCTTAAGAATTAGAGGTACAAACTAAGATGACAATAATAACTGATACAGATAAAAAAATACCAAACCATCTGGCGATTATCATGGATGGTAATGGGCGTTGGGCCCAGCATCAAGGAAAACCTCGTGTGTTTGGACACAAAGCTGGCATGGACGCTTTACAAAAAATTGCCATTCATGCCCAACATGAGGGGGTTAAAGTCTTGACAGTATATGCTTTTTCAACAGAAAATTGGACGAGACCTGCTGCTGAAGTGAAATTCATCATGAGTTTACCGATTGATTTTTATGGTAAATTTGTCCCAACATTGAACAAAGAAAATATTCGTATTGCCATGATTGGGACAAGAGAGGGTGTGCCAAAAGCCACACTTAAATCAATTGATCAAGCGATGGCTGATACCGCTAATAATACGGGGATGATTTTAACAATTGCCTTAAATTATGGTGGTCAAAATGAGATTTTAGATGCGGTTAGATCTTTGGCAACTGATGTCAAGTCTGAAAAGATATCTGCTGAGTCAATTTCGATAGAAAGCTTTGAAGCTAGACTAACGACAGCAGTTTTACCAGCAGCTTATCGAAACCCTGATTTTGTGATTCGGACATCTGGAGAAAATCGATTAAGTAATTTTCTGATGTGGCAAACAGCCTATAGTGAATTATATTTTACAGAGACCTTATGGCCTGATTTTGATGAAGCATCACTTGACTTAGCTTTTGATGCCTTTTCAAAACGAGACCGTAGATATGGAGGAGTTAAAAAATGACGCAAAGAATTATTACTGGTGTCGTCGCAGGCGCTGTCTTTTTAGGGCTAGCTATTCTGGGCGGTGCACCGTTTCATATTTTGGTTGGTTTGCTTACGATTATTGCTATGAGTGAGCTGTTTAAAATGCGTAAATTAGAAATTTTATCATTTGAAGGTATTTTAGCAACATTTGCTGCATTAGCATTAGCATTACCGACAACACAGTATTTTCCAAAATTAGGTACAGATAGTCATTTTACCTTGTTTACCTTATGTTTATTCATCATGATGGGTGTCATGGTATTCACCAAGGGCAACTATTCTTTTGAGGATTTAGGCTTTCCTTTTCTATCAGCTTTTTATATTGGTATTGGTTTTCAGAATTTATTAGCAGCACAGCAAAGTAGCTTATTTATCTTATTTTTAGCACTATTCATTGTCTGGTCGACAGATTCAGGTGCTTATTTCATTGGTAAAGAATTTGGAAAAAGGAAACTCATTCCGAGTGTATCGCCTAATAAAACGGTGGAAGGCTCACTTGGTGGTATTGCATGTGCAATTGTTGTTGCTGTCTTGATGGTCTTTCTTTACCCAAATAAAGCACCGGATATCAATCTTTTTAAACTCATTATTTTAGTTGCCATATTTTCAATCGTCGGTCAGTTGGGCGATTTGGTAGAATCAAGTTTGAAACGCCATTTTGGTGTCAAGGATTCTGGTAAAATTTTACCAGGTCACGGTGGGATATTAGATCGATTTGATAGTTTAATTTTTGTCTTCCCCATCATGCATTTGCTAGGGTTATTTTAAATGAGTTAAAGATGGTTAATTATAAATGTTTGACATTTGGATGGAGAAGAGTAAGGTAATGAACAAGAAAAAAGTGATACTATTAGGCGCGACGGGAAGTGTTGGCGTTCAAGCTTTAGATGTTATCGCAGCACATCCAGATTTATTTGAACTCGTAGGTTTTGGGTTTGGTAACAATATAGACAAGGCACGTGAAATTATCCAAGAATTTGATCCTAAGGTAGTTGTATCGTCACAATCAAGTATCATCGATCAATTTAAAGCGGAATTTCCGAAAATGCTCTGTTACTCAGGTGATGCTGGTTTAAGCCAACTTGCACAAACAGAAGACTATGATGTATTACTGAATGCGATTGTCGGGTCTATTGGCGTTATACCAACACTTGAGGCAATCAAACTTGGTCGTGATATCGCTCTGGCAAACAAAGAAACGTTAGTCGTTGCTGGTGATACGATTATGCTTGAAGCAGCTAGAACAGGTAGTCAAATTTTACCAGTTGATAGTGAGCATGCTGCTATTTTCCAAGTCTTACAAGGGGTTCAAGCGCGTGATGTTCGTAGTCTAACGATTACAGCATCAGGTGGGTCATTTAGAGATAAGACAAGACAAGAGCTAGTCGATGTGACTTTGGCAGATGCTTTAACACATCCTAACTGGAGTATGGGTGCTAAAATCACACTGGACTCTGCTACTATGGTCAATAAAGGCTTGGAAGTTATTGAAGCACATCATTTATTTGGACTCGCTTATGAGGATATTCATGTTGTCTTACATCGTGAATCTGTCGTCCATTCTATGATTACCCTGAATGATGGTGCTGTATTGGCCCAATTAGGCCCATCAGACATGCGTGAACCTATCCAGTATGCCTTATCTTATCCAAGACATATTCCCATTCATAATGAAAAGCCATTTGATCTGACCGAAATCGGTCGCCTGCATTTTGAAAAAATGGATTTAGTGCGGTTTCCCATGCTAGATTTGGCTTACCGAGTCGGCAAACTTGGCGGTGGGTATCCAGCTGTCTATAATGCTGCAAATGAAGTTGCCAATCTTGCCTTTCAAGAAGGAAAAATTACTTTTCTAGCCATTGAACAACTGGTGACACGTGCCGTATTTGAACATATGGAGTTTGATGGTCAAACCTTACATCAAATACTAGCATCAGATCGACAAACGCGTCAAACGGTCAGCCAGTGGATTACTGAATTAGCCGAAGAAAGGGGAAAATGATATGATTCAAAGTATTATTACATTTATCATTATATTTGGTATCATCGTCTGTGTACATGAGTACGGTCACTTATACTTCGCCAAAAAATCGGGTATCCTAGTTCGTGAATTTTCGATTGGGATGGGACCAAAAATCTATGCACACCAAGCCAAAGATGGTACCGTCTATACGATTCGTATCTTACCACTAGGGGGCTATGTCCGCATGGCTGGTTGGGGTGAAGATACAACTGAGATTAAAACGGGTGCACCTGTCAGCTTAACACTTGATTCTGATAGCCTGTTAGTGACTCGGATTAATCTCAGTGATAAAGTTCAATTTGAACAGTCTCTTCCTATGTTAGTGACAGCCTATGACTTTGAGCATGCCTTAACGATTACAGGTGAGGTAAATGGCCAAGTCAAGACATACTCAGTTGACCATGATGCGACAGTTGTCGAGGAAGATGGGACTGAACTTCGCATTGCACCAATAGATGTTCAATATCAAAGTGCCAGTCTACCAGGACGAATGATGACCAACTTTGCTGGACCGCTTAATAATTTTATTTTGGGGATAGTGGCCTGTATTTTAGTGGCCTTCATGCAAGGTAGTGTCCAGGATCTATCTAGTAACAAAATTACGGTGACTGATAAAAATCTGCCTGCTTATCAAGCAGGATTGCGTACTGGTGATACGGTTAAAGCTATCAATGGTACTGAGGTATCTGATTGGCAAAGTCTATCTGATCAAATCATCAAATCAGATGGTAAGGCGATTAAAGTCAAGACGCTTAAAGATAGTCTAGTCATTACGCCTAAAAAACAAGATAAAGCCTATATTATCGGTATTTCGCCTAATCTTAAGACAGGGTTCTTTGATAAGGTAAGTGGTGGTGTTCAAAAAGCTGCTACTTATGCCTTTACAATCATTAATGCCTTGAAAAACTTAATTCTTCATCCAAGTCTGAATAAA
The DNA window shown above is from Lactococcus paracarnosus and carries:
- the dnaA gene encoding chromosomal replication initiator protein DnaA encodes the protein MSLTPNDQKFWMRVKELAKNNLGQAPYDFFIEPAKLLEITDNNAKIYLESNMHQDFWRKQEDLIKTAGFEIFSTEINFSLYSADEINIADYENQSKAADTTEIDTIAPVVASELKNGLNHKYNFENFVQGEGNRMTLGAAIAVANDPGGMYNPLFIYGGPGLGKTHLMNAIGNEILINNPASRIKYVSSENFVNDYVQSSRKNQMQEFTDQYRTLDLLLLDDIQFFAKKEGTINEFFQTFNTLHDKGAQIVISSDRPPNELNEFEERLKSRFGWGLTTDITAPNYEDRMAILLNKVDEMAIKVPSETLSYIAGRIDSNVRDLEGALKNLKFYANTYHIDVIDIDTASKALNTLESTKIVPDKDISSKQIQEEVASFYKISIADMVSKKRPKEIAYPRQVAMYLIREITGKSLPAIGKEFGGRDHTTVIYAHKQISDKMKTDTGLQKEMDTIKSNLR
- a CDS encoding ParB/RepB/Spo0J family partition protein; this encodes METIELLPISSIVKNPYQPRIIFDEEKLQELSQSIKENGVLQPIIVRKSSIIGYEILAGERRFRASQLAGLTEIPAIIRYLTDDEMMTLAILENLQRDDLTVLDEARSLQNLVTKQGLTHAQVAEKLGKSRPYVSNAIRTLSLPEAILKLIEDKKISQGHARLLLSLAQPQEQIAWAHRIDKEQLSVNALSQLLTKTPKLPSKKEKNIFIKEAEDKLSKHLGNPVTIQAKKIEIAYDNLDELNRLILILTNQ
- a CDS encoding GlsB/YeaQ/YmgE family stress response membrane protein → MGWIWTLIVGAIIGAIAGAITKKGDSMGWIANIIAGLVGSMIGQAIFGNRGPSLAGMALIPSILGAVILVAVVSFFTGKKN
- a CDS encoding rhodanese-related sulfurtransferase → MTQDYRVLLYYQYVPIENGDLFAKEHIAACKAIGITGRILVADEGINGTVCGTFEQTEAYINMMHEDPRFATTIFKIDLADTNSFKKMHVRYKKELVNLNLEDDINPLELTGAYLSPKEFKEAMLDDNTVVIDARNDYEFDLGHFRGAVRPDIRNFRELPQWMRDHKEEFLEKRVLTYCTGGIRCEKFSGWLVREGFKDVGQLHGGIATYGKDPEVRGDLWDGKMYVFDSRIAVPINQNETVIVGKDWFDGTPCERYINCGNPECNRQILASEANEAKYLGGCEHDCRVHPNNRYIISHQLTQDDILSRLMAIGEVVTQ
- a CDS encoding DNA-3-methyladenine glycosylase I, with amino-acid sequence MIRCEWVNSALEEPYHDQEWGKPKYDDEILFEMLILEGMQAGLSWTTILNKRENYRQALDGFSVEKISRYDQTKIDALLQNAGLIRNKLKMKAIVKNATAFIKVQAEFGSFSSYLWQYVAGEPIDHHYQKMSDVPAVDSISEKMSKDMKKRGFSFVGPTICYAYMQAVGLVNDHVEYCEFR
- a CDS encoding DUF975 family protein; the protein is MTSSELKAAARHALKDNFFQKLLLLIVPLVLSVVNNRITNSYSNDISSTFKDTADKISGNPDAAASIDFGPIFAIIIPIFLIILLIGLIMGIILTVFQTAALFNYMEIFRGEKEEINLSTDIFRAFKDGYFWKIFILTFVISVIMFILMFIPIIGWGLMIYFGLAWSQATYVLYDKLKHNEYQGVWDVLNTSKMIMTGYKFKYFLFNLTFIGWYILNAISFGWAQIWTMPYTTMSMVAFYEARIQDRL
- the yajC gene encoding preprotein translocase subunit YajC; protein product: MNFIILIILFGGMMWFMQRNQKKAANKRQEQLNSMAPGSEIVTIGGLHGILSSVDNEKGTIELDAEGVILTFDRSAVKSVKPVESAATSDALDGVISDAKTDVIEVTEKSATPDSPFE
- a CDS encoding isoprenyl transferase, encoding MTIITDTDKKIPNHLAIIMDGNGRWAQHQGKPRVFGHKAGMDALQKIAIHAQHEGVKVLTVYAFSTENWTRPAAEVKFIMSLPIDFYGKFVPTLNKENIRIAMIGTREGVPKATLKSIDQAMADTANNTGMILTIALNYGGQNEILDAVRSLATDVKSEKISAESISIESFEARLTTAVLPAAYRNPDFVIRTSGENRLSNFLMWQTAYSELYFTETLWPDFDEASLDLAFDAFSKRDRRYGGVKK
- a CDS encoding phosphatidate cytidylyltransferase, with translation MTQRIITGVVAGAVFLGLAILGGAPFHILVGLLTIIAMSELFKMRKLEILSFEGILATFAALALALPTTQYFPKLGTDSHFTLFTLCLFIMMGVMVFTKGNYSFEDLGFPFLSAFYIGIGFQNLLAAQQSSLFILFLALFIVWSTDSGAYFIGKEFGKRKLIPSVSPNKTVEGSLGGIACAIVVAVLMVFLYPNKAPDINLFKLIILVAIFSIVGQLGDLVESSLKRHFGVKDSGKILPGHGGILDRFDSLIFVFPIMHLLGLF
- the dxr gene encoding 1-deoxy-D-xylulose-5-phosphate reductoisomerase, translating into MNKKKVILLGATGSVGVQALDVIAAHPDLFELVGFGFGNNIDKAREIIQEFDPKVVVSSQSSIIDQFKAEFPKMLCYSGDAGLSQLAQTEDYDVLLNAIVGSIGVIPTLEAIKLGRDIALANKETLVVAGDTIMLEAARTGSQILPVDSEHAAIFQVLQGVQARDVRSLTITASGGSFRDKTRQELVDVTLADALTHPNWSMGAKITLDSATMVNKGLEVIEAHHLFGLAYEDIHVVLHRESVVHSMITLNDGAVLAQLGPSDMREPIQYALSYPRHIPIHNEKPFDLTEIGRLHFEKMDLVRFPMLDLAYRVGKLGGGYPAVYNAANEVANLAFQEGKITFLAIEQLVTRAVFEHMEFDGQTLHQILASDRQTRQTVSQWITELAEERGK
- the rseP gene encoding RIP metalloprotease RseP, whose product is MIQSIITFIIIFGIIVCVHEYGHLYFAKKSGILVREFSIGMGPKIYAHQAKDGTVYTIRILPLGGYVRMAGWGEDTTEIKTGAPVSLTLDSDSLLVTRINLSDKVQFEQSLPMLVTAYDFEHALTITGEVNGQVKTYSVDHDATVVEEDGTELRIAPIDVQYQSASLPGRMMTNFAGPLNNFILGIVACILVAFMQGSVQDLSSNKITVTDKNLPAYQAGLRTGDTVKAINGTEVSDWQSLSDQIIKSDGKAIKVKTLKDSLVITPKKQDKAYIIGISPNLKTGFFDKVSGGVQKAATYAFTIINALKNLILHPSLNKLGGPVAMYQMTGQAAREGLTTVIGFMALLSINLGIFNLMPIPALDGGKIVMNIIEAIRRKPMKQEHETIITLVGVGFMVLLMIAVTWNDILRLFR